The nucleotide window TAAAAAGTCtttaaaaatcaaaatcaattgagctaatttaataattatgtGTTTTTAtgtcaatatatttattttttagcacataatatttcataaatattaaaaagagaattaTATGTTTATAGAAGTTTTCATACGTGGTATTActtgaatatttttatataaaatttaaaaacactattaaaatttattaaatataacttaatattgttaaagttttattttaaataactaaaatttaatttatttatttatatgaataggtattataattagttaatttttaattaatttatatttataataaatttttaatttcattagttaaactATTTATCCATTAATTAAACTACTGACTCATTCATCCGTTTCCTTCACCGTGTCAACTTTCGAGCCGGCTAACACTGATTTGACATccatttttattaattgaattaaatctatAACATAAGAAAGTACATAAGAAAAAGCTTATTTTAACGTATCAAATTATTAAGAAACTGCAAACAAAATAAGCATATTTCTCTTATTTCCAAAATTACATCTAAACCAGGGATGCAGGTTTAGATGCAAAATGTGTCGTCCAGAATAGGCCTATGCAGTTTTCGGTGTGAACCTAATAATCGAATTGAATCGagccatttcaggtcaattggtttgattttttaattttatcagttcgattcgatttaaaacttttaatatatttgatttttagttcggtttgattttttatctGTTAAAACCGATAaaactaaatagtaaaatgaccaaaataattTTTCAGCCCAAGACGCATAAGCTCtactcaaaaaataaaaattttaatattttcaatttaatgCATCGAAACCGAACCAAACCATTATTTTTTGGTTCGATTCAATTCAGTTATCCTTATGTGATCAATTCGGTTTGGTTTATATTTTTAAGCAATTCGATTTTTTGATTTTTAGTATTCAGTTTGGTTCAAAACTGAACCGACTGACTGCTCTCCCTTAGTCCAGAACTTTGTCCATAATGCTAAAAGCATACATTATTGGAGTTCATTTTTCTTATTGACAAGCTAATGCGACACATTTTCACCCATGTAAAGAATCACAACATGCTTTACCAAAAGAGTTTCAGTGAAATGATATGGCATCCTTCAAAGCCTTTCATTATTTTCTGCTGTCTATCTTTTCCAATTTGAACATTTTTTTATGAACAAGAAGAAAGCTTTGTATAACTTTAGTATTTGAACACCTCAGGTGTGCAGTGCAGGTCTACTTCTTCTCCGGAAGCTTCTCTAACAACTCTGGTATCACCTCAAAAAGATCACCAACGAGTCCATAATCAGCTACCTGCACCCAAAGGGTCCCCTCATTCAGGAAAATAATGGATTACGTATAAAATCAGtgtttaaaatttgaatttttacatATTAAAAGAATTCAGTGGGTCTCCTCTTAAAAAGTAATCTGCTTGGctcgctttatatatatatatatatatatatatatatatatatattctgccTTCCAAAACCAATTATAAAATGAATCTCAATTCCAACACCCAAAATTGAGCAGATGTAACAGAGCCTTGAATATGATATGCATTCAAGGATTGCTTTCATCTTCGAGTAACACTTTGTGAGAGCAAGTAATATGACAAACATAAATCTATCACGATCTGTTATTTAAATGAACTCAGATATATTATCACTACAAGTCATATCCAAGGTAAACTGAAGCCTTGATTATACCAGGTTTGTTTCCAAGCACAAACTCTGCAATTTAAGGTACTTCTACACAGGCCCAGACTTTTccctatttctttttttttttccccttaccTTTAGGTGCAACAAAAGGGACGCTGGGGGTTTTGCAGCAACTATGGTACAAATTATCAATTTGTCAGAGCATTATTTAGCATAGATTTAAAATACATCCACGGAAATAATAGTCGAAGTGCAATCTTTTAGGAATTGCAAATTGCATTAAATGTAGATGTTTGCAAGTATCCGACTATAATTCAATAAATGGAAAAACCAAAGGTAAATCATAAATGCATTAATTACAATATGCAGATTTTGCACAAGAGATTTAGGCACATGCAGTGTGAAATATGGGAGAGAGAACAACTTTAGAATACCTAATAGGCTGCAGATTTTAGGGGGTTCTTATATTCATAACAGCCGTGACAGCCATTATCCTTGTGTTTTTCATTTAGACAGTGCATCTGGAGTTTAGTGTAACCAAAGCCTCAAATCCCATTACATATAGGCTATTGCATTCTAGTAAAACAGACAAAGTAAACCTGCATCATGTCAAGCTTGAGACCTAGCTAGCCAACAAACTATTCAACGATTTGTTACAAACCTGGCAATGtgtctgagagagagagagagagaaagagagagatcaCCTGGAATACAGGTGCATCTGAATCTTTATTTACAGCAACAATGACCCTGGAATCTCTCATGCCAGCTATGTGTTGAATGGCTCCAGAAACACCAAAAGCCATATACAATTCTGGAGCAACAATTTTTCCAGTCTGACCAACCTGGCAAGAAAGGCAGTTACTGAAGAAAAATATAAATCCAGAACATGGATCACAATCCATGGTCATACAAAATACCCTATGATCTCTACTATATTTATTTCACTAGTACACCATGCAATCACATGCATATAATCATGGACTACATGGATAAACCACAGCCTAAGTGTACGTTACCATTGCAAAAAAAGATTGCTCCATGGTTGAATTGAGAGTAGGACCAAAGAACCGAGCAATAAAGCTGCACACCCTTTCATTTACTTTCCAATTCTCGCTTTTCTACTTTGAAGAATTGTAACAACGaaacaaagttttttttttctcacaACTTTTCAACATTAAGAGCCAAGACTTATGCCAATTCTCTTTATATATATGTTAATACAAAGAGACATGACTCTTGGTTATTTTGATTGCATTTAGACGTTGCATTGCACTACTTCATGCAGTTACATCCCTTGGtcccttttcttttaatttattttatttcactAATAAAAGTCATGGATCTAGATTGACCCACATGCGTCACTCAGTCCATATTTCCTTCAGTTACTATCAGACCATGATAATAAAATAGATATGAATTCTCGGAATAGTGCAAGGTTCTAATTATAATATGGGCTACACAAGTAACACCCCGAAATCATTGAAATGCATTTCAAAGGCTAGAATGTGtacggattttttttttaattttggccACCAGAATAATATTAGTTTACATATCAAGAAACTTCATGCAAAGTTCAGTAGGAAATACCATTGCAATTTAGAATGTCTTTAAACTACAATGTCATCATTCTATGAGCAAGTGCTGGAAACACAAAATAATTCATACTGCCCTCTGAACCAATTAAATGAATTCTTAAAATTAAGCATTAAATTGAAGTTATACAATATGCTTAAGTTGGAAATAACAGGTCTATATATGTTACCTGGAGGTCATTTGGAACAAATCCCGCATCAACAGCAGCACGGGTAGCACCAACTGAAGATAAACAGAAAAAGAGGTGAACAAAATACTCCACATAATGAAGAACAAACTGTCATGTCATTTGTTAGTCTTTACACATAATAAGAATATATAAGGTCATCATGACACATTAAAAGTAGAAAACATGATTTAAGCAAGGTTGCCTATGTGAGGTCTGGTGTGTGTTGTGACAACCACAGtttgtaacaaaaaaaaaaaagtagaaaacATAGGAAAAATTCCAAGGAACATAATTTTAAGAAATGGAAAAGGTATTTCCAGGAGCTACCAGCTGCACCAAGCTTTTCTGCAAGTTTCTCAATCATTTTGAAGTTCTCTGCACTTTTCAACCCCCGACCCCCTGTGACCACTATTCGTGCACTTCCAAGGTCAGGGCGCTCAGTGTCCTGAGATGTATGCTGTACATATCTAGACTTACCAACAGAATCTACAATACAATCGTGACAAAACTATAAGATATGCCTTCTCAGCCAAATAAAACAAATATGAAAGAATCACCCACAGAAACAATCAAATAGAATGGAACATATTTGCAAGAACTATAAAAAGGACTATAAGCCTTATCATAACGCAGAGACTAGCTACAAAATCATTGGATAAGATAAACAGACCTTCACCAAAGGTTGAGAGGTCAACCTGGGAAATACGAGCTTCATTAGATTTTGTATCAGCTGAGATCGCAGGTACTGGAAAAGATGTTGATCTAATGGTCAACATACAAGGACTAGCGCCAGTATATCGCACAGTACAAAGTGCATTTCCAGCATAAATTGGTCTGCCACATAAACAGAAGGCCTTATTTTGTGACCAGATAATCTTAGATTGCAGATATTGTTATTAGCAGATCATGATATCAGATGCTTATGAAAATTAGTAAGTTGCAAGTATTATAAAATTAAGACCTATTTTAGATTCTTggggaaatctctctctctctctctctctctctctctctctctctgtgataAAGAAAGCTTGTAATCATGGTAACAGCTTAATCACTTGATGCATGCAATATTTTTGTTATCTAACCTACTCAATTTTAACTAATTGCATACACGTGTTTTAAGTCAGTCATGCCTGCCCATTAGTTACTTCATAAACTAATGCCATAAAATGCTTAAAGACATGAGACTATAATTTCCAGTAAGTATTTTCCCTCACATTTGATACATACATAAACAGGTGAACTATGCATACTTCTATTAAAAAGGATGAAACAGCTCCATGttcctcaaaaattttaattagcatTAAAGAGTACGGAAAACAAGGGCTGAGTACGAGTTGACACTTCTTTATACACTATACCACCAGTAAGGACAGTACAAGATTGgccaaaaatcaaaattttggaAACAGAGACTTTCATGTACTAGAAACCACAACCAGTGAGTGTAATTCCTTGTCATAATTTCCTACTTCGgtgtaatataatatattaacacTGTTAGATAATAATGCCAAACTAGCTCAGAATCAAACCTCAGCAAATAAAAGTTAATGTTGCTTTCTTGCATGTAGGTTGCATGGGAATCAACCTTTTAACGTGTCCGCCAAACTTTTTTTACTAGCTCTGTAGTCTATAGGTTTTATTAAGTGCATGGTAGAAAGATCAAAGATGAAACCAGGAGCTGATTTCAAGCAACTCAGACAAGAACTTCATGGTACTAAAAAGCTAAACATCTTTAATATGGACTAATTGACTTTAGGATTGCCAACAACAAGACCTCGGCCCCGAAATAGCTTAAGGCATGAAAGCCAACATAAACATATCACTGAGATGCTCTAGGTCCCCTTAATAATACTTGAAAAGTTGCAATGTCTTCAGAAATTCAACTAAGGCAcacaatcaaaatttgaaacatgAAAACCACACTCAAATAAACAAATGACctcagcaagaaaataaataataataataataagaagaagaagaagaagaagaagaagaagaagaagtaactgTTAAGGTAATTGAAACAGGAAAATCACAGTGAATACCTGACAAATTGACTAGAACCAGAAATATCAATAACATCAGTAATTGGAGAAACATCTAAAAGGGCAGCTGCACGTGGCAGTATGTTTTTGCCAAATGAATTCGCAGCAGCAAGTATGTGTGAGTAGCCACCTTTTTGCTGAACCAAATGGACCAACCTAGCCCAAGGTTCTGCCAAAGAATGAGTACATTTATCTGAATCAGCAACAAGTACCTACATAGAACACATCAATGACCAATATTAAACTCTGACCTTAATAACAACCTAGATTTTTTATAAGAATCCCaaagttttatttaaaaaaaatgaaaaatattaaaaaaaaaatgataacccAAGCAACAATATCGGAAAATTTACTAAGACTCCCTTTGTTTCATGAAAAACATTGTGCTGGGCCCTAGGAAAAACTAAGATAAGTCATTTTCTAGACTCTGACTTATTTGCATGACATAAACACGGAAAATATTTTAATGGAAAACATTTTCTCAGAAAATAGTTTCCTGTAAAATATTTTCCATATTATTTTACACGAAACAGACGAGCTAAGTGAATATATCATTAAGAAAGAAACAAAGAAGGGAAATAAGAGAGTGGAATAATGCCTGTGAAATTGAGGGATGACATGAGGCAGCATGTGCAGCAGCTTCTTGAAGGGACGGACCTGATCCAGCGACAAGAATAGAAATTGAATTTCCATCGCCCAAAGCCTTTGCAGCCTCTACTGCACTTACAGATGGACCCTTTATAGCACCACCTTCATGTTCGGCTACAACCAATGTGCTCACCTACGTATTAACagactaattaataaaattctTCAACTAATTAATTCACCATTAACAGTGCTCAAATCCGTCCGATCACTGTCAATAAAACCGATCGATGAGCTGAATTCGCAAGCAGAAGAGGTAAATACATAAACGAATTGAGCATGGAGCTAAGATTGAAGACATTGGCTTCGTTTTCCGTGTTACATATGAAGATTGAAGAGAATGAATGAGAGAAATCTTACTGATCTAGCGGTGGAGATTAAAGAGGAAATTTGAGGGAGAAAGGTTGTTTTGACAGCTCTGAGCATTGCCATTTTTCTTCTCCGATTGAACTTCTCCCTGGATTTCTGAACATATCAGCGAAGATAATAAAGCGGATTACATCTTATCAATACGCTTAAACGACGTCGCTTTAATGGACCATAAATGGTTACAACGTTTTTTTTTTAGCACCTCGGAAATTCATTGGTTAACACTTTGAACGGTGCGTTTAACATGAAGTAATGAATTAGGATTTTCCCCCCATTTTAGAAGTATTCCTCTGACCAATATCAAACAAACCTAAATTATCCTATTTGGGCCTTTACAACCATCCAAAGTTTTGAAGGAATAACTTGCAAAGTTAGTATTCATTGAAATTTATcttttctatttaaaaaaaataaaaaattcaatttaaaattttatcaaaattctTCAAACCCTCAATTTAAAATGCTCCAAAAAatactttaaaataataaaatttgcatGCTTAGTGATAAGGCTAGTTTTGAAAACATTTCCATCTGCAGCCTTAAAGTATTCTTCATGAGGGACCcaatattctaaaaaaaaaaaaaaattaataaaattatatagtaGGATGTGCCATCAACGATCTCTTTTCATATTAGATGTATATGCCATATGTTAAATTTATAGGTGCAAAATACTTTTAGatgtttaaattattttatttaacttattaaaatatttttaattttttgtggtTTCATGTAGGGATAAGTAGGTTCTAATTTTAAACcaaaatttgaattgaatttatataattcaattctgcaatttaattttttaatttgattattattattattattatttttaaattgattaaatgaTTTGGCTTGATTAATGAGATCTAAATAAGCCGACCGAATTTTAAAACCTCTTAAAATGTCTAATCATGTTTTATTCGTGTGTCCAATTTAGAAAATCCCTTAATCGTTGCAGaaacaaatcaatctcaaattttgattttcaatagcccagatttaaaaaattacaataaaaagacatttcgataaaatgagaaaaaaaatggtCTCTCATGACATATTCCAACTATAAACAagtgaatataaaaaattataactattgacaatttattttcaaaattgaaTGTGTAAGTTAAGTAATatcatttaatattaataaaaaattattaaattatagttACCAACACCCCAATATTAAGATAGGATAATAGAAATTTTTTCTCTTTTACCCAGTAATCTCGGATTTGAGTTTTGAAAATTAAGAGGAAACACTTTATCTTTTTGTAGGTTTGTCTAGTGCGAATCCAAATTAATCAGATCAGTGAACTTTGGATACTGAATTGTTtcgacaaaaaaataaaaaattgtagTTGCTACCCTTTCTGATGCATTGTCCAGCTTACCAGCGCCACATAGGGCCTTGTCCCCTTAATTACTTTTCACCCTTTAATCTATTGACTATTTTACTCTCGTTTTTTacctttttcattattttttgaatataaaatattttattatctaATTAATATAATTAGATAATTTATCTTAATTACATCTTTAATAAAAGAGTtctttcaataaattaattagtattttgatTTTTGAATGAAATATCTTTGAAATTtctaatatgaatgaaattgaaatatttttttaaaaatattttttctttttatgttaAAAATTGTTTCTGGAATAAAAATGTCATATGAttggttaattttttttaataatggaGCATAATAATAGTATTcattaatgaaaaaaaattaaatcattaacaTTTAAAATTGACTTATCGTAAAGTgtctttaatataaaattaaagatttatttatttaaattttaatttaataatattag belongs to Hevea brasiliensis isolate MT/VB/25A 57/8 chromosome 4, ASM3005281v1, whole genome shotgun sequence and includes:
- the LOC110647158 gene encoding electron transfer flavoprotein subunit alpha, mitochondrial isoform X3, whose product is MAMLRAVKTTFLPQISSLISTARSVSTLVVAEHEGGAIKGPSVSAVEAAKALGDGNSISILVAGSGPSLQEAAAHAASCHPSISQVLVADSDKCTHSLAEPWARLVHLVQQKGGYSHILAAANSFGKNILPRAAALLDVSPITDVIDISGSSQFVRPIYAGNALCTVRYTGASPCMLTIRSTSFPVPAISADTKSNEARISQVDLSTFGEVGATRAAVDAGFVPNDLQVGQTGKIVAPELYMAFGVSGAIQHIAGMRDSRVIVAVNKDSDAPVFQVADYGLVGDLFEVIPELLEKLPEKK
- the LOC110647158 gene encoding electron transfer flavoprotein subunit alpha, mitochondrial isoform X1, whose translation is MAMLRAVKTTFLPQISSLISTARSVSTLVVAEHEGGAIKGPSVSAVEAAKALGDGNSISILVAGSGPSLQEAAAHAASCHPSISQVLVADSDKCTHSLAEPWARLVHLVQQKGGYSHILAAANSFGKNILPRAAALLDVSPITDVIDISGSSQFVRPIYAGNALCTVRYTGASPCMLTIRSTSFPVPAISADTKSNEARISQVDLSTFGEDSVGKSRYVQHTSQDTERPDLGSARIVVTGGRGLKSAENFKMIEKLAEKLGAAVGATRAAVDAGFVPNDLQVGQTGKIVAPELYMAFGVSGAIQHIAGMRDSRVIVAVNKDSDAPVFQVADYGLVGDLFEVIPELLEKLPEKK
- the LOC110647158 gene encoding electron transfer flavoprotein subunit alpha, mitochondrial isoform X2 → MAMLRAVKTTFLPQISSLISTARSVSTLVVAEHEGGAIKGPSVSAVEAAKALGDGNSISILVAGSGPSLQEAAAHAASCHPSISQVLVADSDKCTHSLAEPWARLVHLVQQKGGYSHILAAANSFGKNILPRAAALLDVSPITDVIDISGSSQFVRPIYAGNALCTVRYTGASPCMLTIRSTSFPVPAISADTKSNEARISQVDLSTFGEDSVGKSRYVQHTSQDTERPDLGSARIVVTGGRGLKSAENFKMIEKLAEKLGAAVGATRAAVDAGFVPNDLQVGQTGKIVAPELYMAFGVSGAIQHIAGMRDSRVIVAVNKDSDAPVFQNAIAYM